The Hymenobacter baengnokdamensis genome includes a region encoding these proteins:
- a CDS encoding catalase, whose protein sequence is MATQENSSDQNGHDTSANATGTAVNGVGSSQDQRTASGETAQTLTTRQGHPVSNNQNLRTVGNRGPATLENYQFIEKISHFDRERIPERVVHARGAGAHGVFEAYGTVGGEPIAKYTRAKLFNTKGKETPVFVRFSTVGHGGHSPETLRDPRGFAVKFYTEDGNWDLVGNNLKVFFIRDAIKFPDLIHSQKPDPVFNRQTGQRIFDFISNTPEAMHMVAFLFSPWGIPANYRQMQGSGVNTYKWVNAQGEAVLVKYHWEPQQGIKNLTASEAEAIQAKNFNHATQDLFDNIKKGNFPKWELCVQIMSDDDHPELDFDPLDDTKIWPEDKFPFLPVGMMTLNRNPENYFAEVEQVAFGTGVLVDGLDFSDDKMLQGRTFSYSDTQRYRVGPNYLQLPINAPKKHVATNQRDGQMTYHVDAAPGQNLHVNYEPSSLNGLKESPAPGPDHTPSYSAKLVRQTIDRTNNFGQAGDRYRKHEDWERDDLINNMVGALADAEPVIQDKMIELCTNCDADWGRRLAEGIKAAKANRQAEGSSQYNEREATQAVAQAEAMAHDAKPY, encoded by the coding sequence ATGGCTACCCAGGAAAACTCTTCGGACCAGAACGGACACGATACGTCCGCCAACGCGACCGGCACCGCCGTCAACGGCGTGGGCTCGTCGCAAGACCAGCGCACTGCCAGCGGCGAAACCGCCCAGACCCTGACCACCCGCCAGGGCCATCCCGTTTCCAACAACCAGAACCTGCGCACTGTGGGCAACCGCGGCCCGGCTACCCTGGAGAACTACCAGTTCATCGAAAAAATCAGCCACTTCGACCGCGAGCGCATTCCCGAGCGGGTGGTGCACGCCCGCGGCGCCGGCGCCCACGGCGTATTCGAAGCCTACGGCACCGTGGGCGGCGAGCCCATTGCGAAGTACACCCGCGCCAAGCTCTTCAATACCAAGGGCAAAGAGACGCCGGTGTTTGTGCGCTTCTCGACGGTGGGCCACGGAGGCCACTCGCCCGAAACGCTGCGCGACCCGCGCGGCTTCGCCGTGAAATTCTACACCGAAGACGGCAACTGGGACCTCGTGGGCAACAACCTGAAGGTATTTTTCATCCGCGACGCCATCAAGTTCCCCGACCTGATTCACTCGCAGAAACCCGACCCGGTGTTTAACCGCCAGACCGGCCAGCGCATCTTCGATTTTATCTCGAACACCCCGGAAGCCATGCATATGGTGGCGTTTCTGTTCTCGCCCTGGGGCATTCCGGCCAACTACCGCCAGATGCAGGGCTCGGGCGTAAACACCTACAAGTGGGTGAACGCGCAGGGCGAAGCCGTGCTGGTGAAGTACCACTGGGAGCCCCAGCAAGGCATCAAAAACCTGACCGCGAGCGAAGCCGAAGCTATTCAGGCCAAGAATTTCAATCATGCAACCCAGGACCTGTTCGACAACATCAAGAAAGGCAATTTCCCAAAATGGGAACTGTGTGTGCAGATTATGTCGGACGACGATCACCCCGAGCTGGACTTTGACCCGCTCGACGATACCAAAATCTGGCCCGAAGACAAGTTCCCCTTCCTGCCCGTGGGCATGATGACGCTGAACCGCAACCCCGAAAACTACTTTGCCGAGGTAGAGCAGGTGGCTTTCGGCACCGGCGTGCTCGTGGACGGACTTGATTTCTCAGATGATAAGATGTTGCAGGGCCGCACCTTCTCGTACTCCGATACCCAGCGCTACCGCGTGGGCCCCAACTACCTGCAGCTGCCCATCAACGCGCCCAAAAAGCACGTGGCCACCAACCAGCGCGACGGCCAGATGACGTACCACGTTGATGCCGCGCCCGGCCAGAACCTGCACGTCAACTACGAGCCCAGCAGCCTCAACGGCCTGAAGGAGTCGCCCGCACCGGGCCCCGACCACACGCCTTCGTATAGCGCCAAGCTCGTGCGCCAGACCATCGACCGCACCAACAACTTCGGGCAGGCTGGCGACCGCTACCGCAAGCACGAAGACTGGGAGCGCGATGACCTCATCAACAATATGGTGGGTGCGCTGGCCGATGCCGAGCCGGTTATTCAGGACAAGATGATAGAACTGTGCACCAACTGCGACGCTGATTGGGGCCGCCGCCTGGCCGAAGGCATCAAAGCGGCCAAAGCCAACAGGCAAGCCGAAGGCAGCAGCCAGTACAACGAGCGCGAGGCTACTCAGGCTGTAGCGCAGGCCGAGGCAATGGCCCACGACGCCAAGCCCTACTAA